Proteins encoded by one window of Astatotilapia calliptera chromosome 13, fAstCal1.2, whole genome shotgun sequence:
- the LOC113034756 gene encoding multiple inositol polyphosphate phosphatase 1-like translates to MLTFLWKFIVFYVFYTSGFLSNYVTFEDEANIPAIAKYFNTKGRYEEVNPYLREDILAVNRSILQPPLDECQQIHLTAIIRHGTRYPTTKNIKEMQQLYNMILHNASGEQSWLHELQTQWRMWYTEDMDGRLVQKGVDELKHLAVRLSKLFPSLISEEKLRGGFIKFITSSKHRCVNSTLSFKAGLTELWHIKDKEFDHAVNDALMRFFDKCTRFLEEVDNNPSAVTEVEKFKQGPEMRRVQQKIADILNVPYSSITYDVAEAAFYLCAYEFAIRSVKSPWCELFDEDDAKVIEYASDLREFWKRGYGHDINSKASCILFHDVFSRMDKTATQNKLGQQVTEAVTVQVGHADTLLPLLTLLGFFKDSEPLTSTNYAAQAHRSFRTTHMLPYAANLVLVLSDCGGGDLRLQPLLNEKPVTFPGLTNRSSMPLYRDVLEHYSDLLKGCDFETECQLFKQPAEV, encoded by the exons ATGCTGACTTTTCTTTGGAAATTTatagtgttttatgttttttacacCTCTGGGTTTTTATCTAATTACGTGACGTTCGAAGATGAGGCTAATATACCAGCAATCGCCAAATATTTCAACACGAAAGGGAGGTATGAGGAGGTTAACCCGTATCTCAGAGAGGACATACTTGCTGTAAACAGGTCAATTTTACAGCCTCCACTGGATGAATGTCAACAAATTCATCTGACAGCCATAATAAGACATGGCACAAGATACCCGACGACCAAAAATATTAAGGAGATGCAGCAGCTCTATAACATGATCCTGCACAATGCCTCAGGAGAACAGAGCTGGCTGCACGAATTGCAGACCCAGTGGAGGATGTGGTACACTGAGGACATGGACGGACGACTCGTCCAGAAAGGTGTGGATGAGCTGAAGCACCTGGCTGTCAGGCTGTCAAAGCTGTTCCCCTCACTGATTTCAGAGGAGAAGCTTCGAGGTGGATTCATCAAATTCATAACCAGCTCAAAGCACAGGTGTGTCAACAGCACACTGTCCTTCAAGGCAGGACTAACAGAACTGTGGCATATTAAAG ATAAGGAGTTTGATCACGCGGTGAATGACGCTCTCATGAGGTTTTTTGATAAATGCACCAGGTTTTTGGAGGAAGTTGATAACAACCCATCAGCTGTGACAGAGGTGGAGAAGTTCAAGCAAGGGCCAGAGATGAGGAGGGTCCAGCAGAAGATCGCAGACATCCTCAACGTCCCATACAGTTCCATCACATACG ATGTGGCTGAGGCTGCATTTTACTTGTGTGCTTACGAATTTGCAATTAGGTCAGTGAAGTCCCCCTGGTGTGAGCTCTTTGACGAGGACGATGCAAAG GTTATTGAGTATGCAAGTGACCTAAGGGAATTCTGGAAAAGAGGCTATGGTCATGATATTAACAGCAAGGCAAGCTGTATCCTATTTCATGACGTGTTTAGCCGAATGGACAAGACGGCCACTCAGAATAA GTTGGGACAGCAGGTGACTGAAGCTGTGACAGTCCAGGTGGGCCATGCAGACACCCTTCTTCCTCTGCTTACCCTTCTGGGCTTCTTCAAGGACAGCGAACCGCTGACATCAACCAACTATGCTGCACAGGCCCATCGCTCATTCCGCACCACTCACATGTTGCCCTATGCAGCTAACTTGGTCCTGGTGCTCTCTGACTGCGGGGGAGGTGACCTCAGACTACAGCCGCTGCTCAATGAGAAGCCTGTAACTTTCCCCGGTTTGACTAATCGGTCTTCCATGCCGCTCTATCGAGATGTCTTAGAGCACTACAGTGATCTGCTCAAAGGCTGCGACTTTGAAACCGAGTGTCAGCTGTTCAAGCAGCCTGCTGAAGTTTAG